In Streptomyces nodosus, one DNA window encodes the following:
- a CDS encoding ATP-grasp domain-containing protein: protein MVSRVRVWLNRTYAENVFFMDQLRRNPSDRAVEIHATHGSADSPVLAAADTAELEPEGLSPAAYVEYALDQCARRGIDVFVPRLHQEAIVAHRAEFEAAGTALLAPPVEAVTVFQDKVTAYQAVQAVGIPVPPWRRVTNEDELVATVEELEAGGHRACFKPAAGAGGVGFRVITRTPFSMVQLEGFPSPYVPLDLVVRAVREAEAPVDWLVMPRLEQPEVSVDCLTGPDNRIRMAVGRTKMGRRRGFTLHEQWLEPARRLAEGFGLHHLSNIQFRMYGDRPVLMDVNTRPAGGLHQLALCGINAPWAAVQLALGEDPGTVVPPFLGTDYTVVSGPRPLRPLSVPQQRAGEQQVPPAPLTAPAGSAGGGSAAAGTAGVDAQKVLPL from the coding sequence ATGGTCTCTCGCGTACGCGTCTGGCTCAACCGCACGTACGCGGAGAACGTGTTCTTCATGGATCAGCTGCGGAGAAATCCGAGCGACCGGGCGGTCGAGATCCATGCCACCCATGGCAGCGCCGACTCCCCCGTCCTGGCCGCGGCCGACACCGCCGAGCTGGAGCCGGAGGGGCTGTCCCCGGCGGCCTATGTCGAGTACGCCCTGGACCAGTGCGCGCGCCGCGGCATCGATGTGTTCGTGCCCCGGCTGCATCAGGAGGCGATCGTCGCGCACCGCGCCGAGTTCGAGGCGGCCGGTACGGCACTGCTGGCGCCGCCCGTCGAGGCGGTGACGGTCTTCCAGGACAAGGTGACGGCCTATCAGGCGGTCCAGGCGGTCGGAATTCCCGTGCCGCCCTGGCGTCGGGTCACGAACGAGGACGAACTCGTCGCCACCGTCGAGGAGTTGGAGGCCGGCGGACACCGGGCCTGCTTCAAGCCCGCGGCAGGCGCGGGCGGTGTGGGTTTCCGGGTCATCACCCGGACCCCCTTCTCGATGGTGCAGCTCGAGGGCTTCCCCAGCCCCTATGTGCCGCTGGACCTGGTGGTCCGGGCGGTGCGCGAGGCCGAGGCGCCCGTCGACTGGCTGGTGATGCCGCGCCTGGAGCAGCCCGAGGTGTCGGTGGACTGCCTGACCGGGCCCGACAACCGGATCCGTATGGCGGTGGGCCGCACCAAGATGGGCCGCCGCCGGGGCTTCACCCTGCACGAGCAGTGGCTGGAGCCGGCCAGGCGGCTCGCGGAGGGCTTCGGGCTGCACCATCTCTCCAACATCCAGTTCCGGATGTACGGCGACCGGCCGGTGCTCATGGACGTCAACACCCGCCCGGCGGGCGGACTGCATCAGCTGGCGCTGTGCGGGATCAACGCCCCTTGGGCGGCGGTGCAGTTGGCGCTCGGGGAGGACCCCGGCACGGTGGTGCCGCCGTTCCTCGGCACGGACTACACCGTGGTCTCGGGGCCGCGTCCGCTGCGTCCGCTCTCGGTTCCGCAGCAGCGGGCCGGGGAGCAGCAGGTGCCCCCCGCGCCGCTCACGGCTCCGGCCGGTTCGGCGGGAGGCGGCTCGGCCGCGGCCGGCACCGCCGGGGTGGACGCGCAGAAGGTGCTGCCGCTGTAG
- a CDS encoding DUF4981 domain-containing protein — protein MSYGRAAGRRGTGRYGGGVAALDRCRPDAGVLGELPGHGAAPMTETVFPGHPPESESTAPVGMECFRHEGIVIRNQRRLGGLDRLTAEWELTLADGRTLTAPAALPRLVPGESAAVPLPFALPRDGGEAWLTLRVRTAEDQPWAPKGTQVCVRRLRLRGPTARSAAVGSGAATA, from the coding sequence GTGAGCTACGGGAGAGCGGCCGGACGCAGGGGCACCGGGCGGTACGGGGGCGGCGTGGCCGCGCTCGACCGCTGCCGGCCGGACGCCGGTGTCCTCGGGGAGCTGCCGGGACACGGTGCGGCCCCCATGACCGAGACGGTGTTCCCCGGACACCCGCCCGAGTCGGAGAGCACGGCGCCGGTGGGCATGGAGTGCTTCCGCCATGAGGGCATCGTCATCCGCAATCAGCGGCGCCTCGGCGGCCTGGACCGGCTGACGGCCGAGTGGGAGCTGACCCTCGCCGACGGCCGCACCCTCACCGCCCCGGCCGCTCTGCCCCGGCTCGTCCCGGGCGAGTCGGCCGCCGTGCCACTGCCCTTCGCACTGCCGCGGGACGGCGGTGAGGCCTGGCTGACGCTGCGGGTGCGCACGGCGGAGGACCAGCCGTGGGCACCCAAGGGCACTCAGGTGTGCGTACGGCGGCTGCGGCTGAGGGGGCCCACGGCCCGCTCGGCGGCGGTGGGGTCGGGCGCGGCTACTGCCTGA
- a CDS encoding chloride channel protein — protein MGGGRGDDRGRDRAGAVGQPNLVAPVDVPALSVRFWVLVLATGVLAGLAGAALMVLLHTAGHLTYAYRSGSFLAAVERAGAPRRVVALALAGAVAGIGWWLLRWWTGPGGPEVSAALWRDKGHLPLRRSLGTAVLSVVIVGMGASLGREAAPRLAGAALASRLSDWARLDTAHRRLLAACGAGAGMACVYNVPLGGALLTLEVMLGVLSLRLALPALATSCIATAVGWILLPSGPTYQLPDVPLSASLTVFAVLIGPFAGLLAVGWVRLIRIAHELRPKGWRPLVAPLLVFTAVGALAVPYPQLLGNGKDIIQLTLGAQLAAPALVALLLLKPIATAASLGSGASGGLFTPTVATGALLGALAGQGWTLAWPGAPAGFAVVGAAAVLAAAMQAPVAAIVLMLELTRTIDALMVPLLLAVTGAMVVSRRLDTPSIYSVRLPAQ, from the coding sequence ATGGGTGGTGGACGCGGCGACGACCGCGGCAGGGACCGGGCGGGGGCGGTGGGGCAGCCGAACCTCGTCGCGCCCGTGGATGTCCCCGCGCTGTCCGTGCGGTTCTGGGTGCTGGTGCTGGCCACGGGGGTGCTGGCGGGGCTCGCGGGTGCCGCCCTGATGGTGCTGCTGCACACGGCGGGCCACCTCACCTATGCCTACCGGTCGGGGAGTTTCCTGGCCGCGGTCGAACGGGCCGGTGCGCCCCGCCGGGTGGTGGCCCTGGCCCTCGCCGGGGCGGTCGCCGGGATCGGCTGGTGGCTGCTGCGGTGGTGGACGGGGCCCGGCGGACCCGAGGTGAGCGCGGCACTGTGGCGGGACAAGGGGCATCTGCCGCTGCGCCGCAGTCTGGGCACCGCAGTGCTGTCCGTGGTGATCGTGGGCATGGGCGCGTCGCTGGGGCGGGAGGCGGCACCCCGGCTGGCCGGTGCGGCGCTGGCCTCCCGGCTGTCCGACTGGGCCCGCCTGGACACCGCGCACCGCAGACTGCTGGCCGCCTGCGGCGCCGGTGCCGGCATGGCGTGCGTGTACAACGTCCCGCTGGGAGGGGCGCTGTTGACCCTGGAGGTGATGCTCGGTGTGCTGTCGCTGCGGCTGGCCCTGCCCGCCCTCGCCACCTCCTGCATCGCGACCGCGGTCGGCTGGATCCTGCTGCCCTCCGGGCCCACCTATCAGCTGCCCGATGTGCCGCTGTCCGCCTCGCTGACCGTGTTCGCCGTGCTGATCGGGCCCTTCGCGGGGCTGCTCGCGGTCGGCTGGGTGCGTCTGATCAGGATCGCGCACGAGCTCCGGCCGAAAGGGTGGCGGCCACTGGTCGCGCCCCTGCTGGTGTTCACCGCGGTCGGCGCGCTGGCCGTCCCGTATCCGCAGCTGCTCGGCAACGGCAAGGACATCATCCAGCTCACCCTGGGCGCACAGCTCGCCGCCCCCGCACTGGTGGCCCTGCTCCTCCTCAAGCCGATCGCCACCGCCGCCAGCCTGGGCAGCGGCGCCAGCGGCGGGCTCTTCACCCCCACGGTCGCCACCGGTGCCCTGCTGGGCGCCCTCGCCGGGCAGGGCTGGACCCTGGCCTGGCCGGGAGCGCCCGCGGGCTTCGCCGTCGTCGGGGCCGCCGCCGTGCTGGCCGCCGCGATGCAGGCGCCCGTCGCCGCCATCGTGCTGATGCTGGAACTCACCCGCACCATCGACGCGCTGATGGTCCCGCTGCTCCTCGCGGTCACCGGAGCCATGGTCGTCTCCCGGAGGCTCGACACCCCGTCCATCTACTCCGTACGCCTCCCCGCCCAGTGA
- a CDS encoding metallophosphoesterase family protein: MESSEGRGRLLAISDLHIGYPENRALVERMRPTSDEDWLLVAGDVAETVADIRWALKLLAGRFRKVIWAPGNHELWTHQKDTVTLRGVERYEHLVALCRELGVTTPEDPYPIWEGPGGPAVVAPLFLLYDYSFLPAGCATKEQGLAYAHSTGIVCTDEFLLHPDPYPSREAWCRARVAETERRLAEIPDDLPTVLVNHYPLDRHPMNVLRYPEFAMWCGTRLTADWHRRFRVACMVYGHLHIPRTTHHEGVRFEEVSVGYPREWGPRPGPPGRLRHILPMEVQAGVRGSGPGFGGGGGGLRQRHDR, translated from the coding sequence GTGGAGTCGTCGGAAGGCCGTGGACGGCTGCTCGCCATCAGCGATCTGCACATCGGATACCCGGAGAACCGGGCCCTGGTGGAGCGGATGCGGCCCACGTCGGACGAGGACTGGCTGCTGGTCGCCGGTGATGTGGCCGAGACCGTCGCCGACATCCGCTGGGCCCTGAAGCTGCTCGCCGGCCGCTTCCGCAAGGTGATCTGGGCGCCGGGCAACCATGAGCTGTGGACCCACCAGAAGGACACCGTCACCCTGCGCGGGGTCGAGCGGTACGAGCATCTGGTCGCCCTGTGCCGGGAACTGGGAGTGACCACGCCCGAGGACCCCTACCCGATCTGGGAGGGTCCTGGCGGACCGGCGGTGGTGGCGCCGCTGTTCCTGCTCTACGACTACTCCTTCCTGCCGGCCGGCTGCGCGACCAAGGAGCAGGGGCTGGCCTATGCCCACAGCACCGGGATCGTCTGCACGGACGAGTTTCTGCTGCACCCCGACCCCTACCCGAGCCGCGAGGCCTGGTGCCGGGCCCGGGTGGCCGAGACCGAGCGCAGGCTCGCCGAGATCCCGGACGACCTCCCCACGGTGCTGGTGAACCACTATCCGCTGGACCGGCACCCCATGAACGTCCTGCGCTATCCCGAGTTCGCCATGTGGTGCGGCACCCGGCTGACGGCCGACTGGCACCGCCGCTTCCGTGTCGCCTGCATGGTCTACGGGCATCTGCACATTCCGCGGACCACCCACCACGAGGGCGTCCGCTTCGAAGAGGTGTCGGTCGGCTACCCCCGCGAATGGGGCCCACGCCCGGGGCCGCCCGGGAGGCTGCGCCACATTCTGCCGATGGAGGTTCAAGCAGGTGTTCGAGGATCTGGTCCCGGGTTCGGTGGCGGTGGTGGAGGCCTCCGGCAACGCCACGACCGGTGA
- a CDS encoding FAD-dependent oxidoreductase — MSDRAAPRRTAVVVGGSITGMLAASVLADHADVTVVERDVLPDGPRPRKGLPQARHAHVLWSGGVKALEELLPGVVDELVTHGAHRVRIMTDLVSKAPSGQWFRRFEHSRHTNVLCSRDLLDAVIRARVLKDRRITLLTDTEALGPEGGADRVRGMRVRTAGATTSLPADLVVDASGRASRAHVWLRELGLPPVPERTVDAGFAYASRMYRAPGTTAAGFPIVNVQADPRNAPGRAGIITPVEGGRWLVTLAGTRGGQPTADNEAFLAFARTLSHPVIGELLADAEPETDVVTSRSTVNHRRYYEKATRWPEAFTVLGDAVAGYNPVYGHGLSVSALSVLALRRVLRRRDLVAPGTARRIQKAAARPVEGAWSLAVGQDVFYPGAGAEPPTRLEKALTAFVDKAVDAGSRDPRALRVLLDVMSMEASPARLLGPDMLALICFGRKRPPLDGPPLTGTEWRAVTATPAREE; from the coding sequence ATGTCTGACAGAGCCGCTCCTCGCCGCACCGCGGTGGTCGTCGGCGGCAGCATCACCGGCATGCTCGCCGCTTCGGTGCTCGCCGACCACGCCGATGTCACCGTGGTGGAACGCGATGTCCTTCCCGACGGTCCCCGGCCGCGCAAGGGACTGCCGCAGGCCCGCCATGCCCATGTGCTCTGGTCCGGCGGCGTCAAGGCCCTGGAAGAGCTGCTGCCGGGGGTCGTCGACGAGTTGGTGACGCACGGCGCCCACCGGGTCCGCATCATGACCGACCTGGTGTCCAAGGCCCCCTCGGGCCAGTGGTTCCGCCGGTTCGAGCACAGCCGTCACACCAATGTGCTGTGCAGCCGCGATCTGCTGGACGCCGTGATCCGGGCCAGGGTGCTGAAGGACCGGCGGATCACCCTGCTGACGGACACCGAGGCGCTCGGTCCCGAGGGCGGCGCGGACCGGGTGCGCGGGATGCGCGTCCGTACGGCGGGCGCCACCACCTCTCTGCCGGCCGACCTGGTGGTGGACGCGAGCGGGCGGGCCAGCCGGGCCCATGTCTGGCTGCGGGAGCTGGGCCTCCCGCCGGTCCCCGAACGCACCGTCGACGCCGGCTTCGCCTATGCCAGCCGGATGTACCGTGCGCCCGGAACCACCGCCGCCGGATTCCCCATCGTCAACGTCCAGGCCGACCCGCGGAACGCTCCCGGCAGGGCCGGCATCATCACCCCCGTCGAAGGGGGCCGCTGGCTGGTGACGCTCGCCGGGACCCGGGGCGGACAGCCCACCGCCGACAACGAGGCGTTTCTGGCCTTCGCCCGGACGCTGTCCCATCCGGTCATCGGTGAGCTGCTCGCCGACGCCGAACCCGAGACCGATGTCGTCACCTCCCGGAGCACCGTCAACCACCGGCGCTACTACGAGAAGGCCACCCGCTGGCCCGAGGCCTTCACCGTCCTCGGGGACGCCGTGGCCGGCTACAACCCCGTCTACGGCCACGGGTTGAGCGTCTCCGCGCTGAGCGTCCTCGCCCTGCGCCGTGTGCTGCGCCGGAGGGACCTCGTCGCGCCCGGCACGGCCCGGCGCATCCAGAAGGCTGCGGCACGCCCCGTCGAGGGCGCCTGGAGCCTGGCGGTCGGCCAGGACGTCTTCTACCCGGGCGCCGGTGCCGAGCCGCCCACCCGGCTGGAGAAGGCCCTCACCGCCTTTGTCGACAAGGCGGTGGACGCCGGGTCACGCGACCCGCGCGCCCTGCGGGTGCTCCTGGACGTGATGAGCATGGAGGCGTCCCCCGCCCGGCTGCTCGGGCCCGACATGCTCGCCCTGATCTGTTTCGGCCGGAAGCGACCGCCCCTCGACGGCCCCCCGCTCACCGGGACCGAATGGCGTGCGGTCACGGCGACACCGGCACGGGAGGAGTGA
- a CDS encoding DUF4232 domain-containing protein has product MRVPRLRTVPAFIAVVLAAGIPLTACKGSGDEKGRGARPVRSGQASPGASVTGTLAASGTGSTAGRSPAAPRSRPPVSPPRPGSPARPSVLVNPGPSCKTMNLTFAKGATHTQEDFSAVVIRLTNSGSTICSLRGYPSVDLVGKDGRVSAQRTMDNPQTVTLAPGRSATFDLLALRNDSGGTGATFSSAVIVPPNETHRGTLQLTVHLPVLEDGSTDEAVFVGPVRQ; this is encoded by the coding sequence ATGCGTGTTCCACGGCTCCGCACGGTGCCGGCGTTCATCGCCGTCGTGCTCGCGGCGGGGATCCCGCTCACCGCGTGCAAGGGCAGCGGTGACGAGAAGGGCAGGGGAGCGCGCCCCGTACGCTCCGGCCAGGCCTCTCCGGGTGCTTCCGTCACGGGGACCCTCGCGGCGTCCGGGACCGGCTCGACGGCCGGAAGGTCCCCGGCGGCGCCCAGGTCCCGGCCCCCGGTCTCACCGCCCCGGCCGGGCAGCCCCGCCCGCCCCAGTGTGCTGGTGAACCCCGGCCCGTCCTGCAAGACCATGAACCTGACCTTCGCCAAGGGCGCGACCCACACCCAGGAGGACTTCAGCGCTGTCGTCATCAGGCTGACCAACTCCGGCTCCACGATCTGCTCCCTGCGCGGCTACCCGAGCGTGGACCTGGTCGGCAAGGACGGCCGGGTCAGCGCCCAGCGCACCATGGACAACCCGCAGACCGTCACCCTCGCCCCGGGACGGAGCGCGACCTTCGATCTGCTGGCGCTGCGGAACGACAGCGGCGGCACCGGTGCGACCTTCAGCAGCGCGGTGATCGTCCCGCCCAACGAGACGCACCGGGGCACCCTCCAGCTCACCGTGCATCTGCCGGTCCTGGAGGACGGTTCCACCGATGAGGCCGTGTTCGTCGGCCCCGTCAGGCAGTAG
- a CDS encoding carbohydrate binding domain-containing protein — translation MRSVLRRTRRALLALVGSAALALAGAVALPGTAAAANILSNPGFETGGLSPWSCTGNLGSIVSSPVHGGSKALAGAVSSSDNAQCGQTVPVQPNTAYTLSGWVRGSYVYLGVDGGASTWTSSPSAYSQLSVSFTTGASQTSATIYVHGWYAQGTYYADDISLDGPGGGGGGSDTQAPTAPGNLTSTGKTSTSVSLSWSASSDNVGVTAYDVYSGANRVLSVSGTTATVSGLSPSTSYTFTVKARDAAGNVSGASNAVTVTTAANSGGGTTGFKQAAPYLYLGWGDPPNAASVMSSTGIKWYTLAFMLDSGGCNPAWDSSRPLTGGTDQSVINQIRSAGGDVVPSFGGWSGSKLGANCSSASALAGALQKVINAYGLKAIDMDIENSDEFENEAVQAKILTALKTVKANNPGLKTIVTFGTSTTGPTYYGNRLIEQAQSLNADIDVFTIMPFDFGGGSDMYGNTVNAAEGLKTKLKSTFGWDDATAYAHIGISGMNGLSDQQENTTPATWTKIRDWSNSHHIARLAYWAVNRDRPCAGGGVVSNCSGIDQSTWQFTSITAGFTG, via the coding sequence ATGCGTTCCGTTCTCAGACGTACCAGACGTGCCCTCCTCGCACTCGTCGGCTCCGCCGCCCTCGCCCTGGCCGGGGCGGTCGCCCTCCCCGGGACCGCCGCGGCGGCCAACATCCTGTCCAACCCCGGCTTCGAAACCGGCGGCCTCTCCCCCTGGTCCTGCACCGGCAATCTGGGCTCGATCGTCTCCAGCCCCGTGCACGGCGGCTCCAAGGCCCTTGCGGGCGCCGTGAGTTCCAGCGACAACGCGCAGTGCGGCCAGACCGTCCCGGTCCAGCCGAACACGGCGTACACCCTCAGCGGCTGGGTCCGCGGCAGCTATGTCTACCTCGGTGTGGACGGCGGTGCCTCGACCTGGACCTCGTCCCCGTCGGCGTACAGCCAGCTGTCCGTCTCCTTCACCACCGGCGCCTCCCAGACCAGCGCCACCATCTATGTCCACGGCTGGTACGCGCAGGGGACGTACTACGCCGACGACATCAGCCTGGACGGCCCCGGCGGGGGCGGCGGCGGCTCGGACACCCAGGCGCCGACCGCGCCGGGGAACCTGACCTCCACCGGCAAGACGTCCACCAGTGTGTCGCTGTCGTGGTCGGCCTCGTCGGACAACGTCGGGGTGACCGCGTACGACGTCTACAGCGGCGCCAACCGGGTGCTCAGCGTCTCCGGTACGACCGCCACGGTCAGCGGGCTCTCGCCCAGCACCTCTTACACCTTCACGGTCAAGGCGCGGGACGCGGCCGGGAACGTCTCGGGGGCCTCCAACGCGGTGACCGTCACCACCGCCGCGAACAGCGGCGGCGGGACCACCGGCTTCAAGCAGGCCGCGCCCTATCTCTACCTCGGCTGGGGCGACCCGCCGAACGCGGCCTCGGTGATGAGCTCCACCGGGATCAAGTGGTACACCCTGGCGTTCATGCTGGACTCCGGCGGCTGCAACCCCGCCTGGGACAGCAGCCGACCGCTGACCGGCGGCACCGACCAGAGCGTCATCAACCAGATCCGCTCCGCGGGCGGTGATGTCGTGCCCTCGTTCGGCGGCTGGTCGGGCAGCAAGCTCGGCGCCAACTGCTCCTCGGCGAGCGCGCTCGCCGGAGCCCTCCAGAAGGTGATCAACGCCTATGGCCTCAAGGCCATCGACATGGACATCGAGAACTCGGACGAGTTCGAGAACGAGGCCGTGCAGGCGAAGATCCTTACCGCGCTGAAGACCGTCAAGGCCAACAACCCCGGTCTGAAGACGATCGTCACCTTCGGCACCTCGACGACCGGCCCGACCTACTACGGCAACCGGCTCATCGAGCAGGCGCAGTCGCTGAACGCCGACATCGACGTGTTCACCATCATGCCGTTCGACTTCGGCGGCGGCTCCGACATGTACGGCAACACGGTGAATGCGGCCGAGGGCCTGAAGACCAAGCTGAAGTCCACCTTCGGCTGGGACGACGCGACGGCCTACGCGCACATCGGCATCTCCGGGATGAACGGCCTCAGCGACCAGCAGGAGAACACCACCCCGGCGACCTGGACCAAGATCCGTGACTGGTCCAACTCCCATCACATCGCCCGGCTGGCCTACTGGGCGGTCAACCGTGACCGGCCGTGCGCGGGCGGAGGCGTGGTGAGCAACTGCTCCGGCATCGACCAGAGCACCTGGCAGTTCACCTCCATCACGGCCGGGTTCACCGGCTGA
- a CDS encoding 4'-phosphopantetheinyl transferase family protein, translating to MFEDLVPGSVAVVEASGNATTGDDTFLYPEEEAVVARAVDKRRREFATVRACARQAMEKLGVPGRPILPGERGAPRWPDGLIGSMTHCDGYCAAALARAGELVSLGIDAEPHDRLPDGVLDAISLPAERARLRGLARSHPSVHWDRLLFSAKESVYKAWFPLTGRWLDFHEADIELLPGDAPDAGDGSGISAGGTLRARLLVPGPVVAGRRVEVFEGRWAARHGLAATSVVVPQG from the coding sequence GTGTTCGAGGATCTGGTCCCGGGTTCGGTGGCGGTGGTGGAGGCCTCCGGCAACGCCACGACCGGTGACGACACCTTCCTCTACCCCGAGGAGGAGGCCGTCGTCGCCCGGGCCGTCGACAAACGGCGCCGGGAGTTCGCCACCGTACGCGCCTGTGCGCGGCAGGCCATGGAGAAGCTCGGCGTGCCGGGACGCCCCATCCTGCCCGGTGAGCGTGGCGCGCCGCGCTGGCCGGACGGGCTGATCGGCAGCATGACGCACTGCGACGGCTACTGTGCCGCCGCGCTGGCCCGGGCCGGGGAACTGGTCTCGCTGGGCATCGACGCGGAACCCCATGACCGGCTGCCCGACGGCGTGTTGGACGCGATCTCGCTGCCCGCCGAGCGTGCGCGGCTGCGGGGGCTCGCCCGCAGCCATCCGTCGGTCCACTGGGACCGGCTGCTGTTCAGCGCCAAGGAGTCCGTCTACAAGGCGTGGTTCCCGCTGACCGGCCGGTGGCTCGACTTCCACGAGGCCGACATAGAGCTGTTGCCGGGCGACGCGCCGGACGCCGGGGACGGCTCGGGCATCTCCGCCGGCGGAACTCTCCGGGCCCGGCTGCTGGTCCCGGGGCCGGTGGTGGCCGGTCGCCGGGTGGAGGTCTTCGAGGGCCGCTGGGCGGCCCGGCACGGACTGGCCGCGACCTCCGTGGTCGTGCCCCAAGGCTAG
- a CDS encoding 6-phospho-beta-glucosidase has product MKLTILGGGGFRVPLVYGALLGDRAEGRVTEVVLHDLDAERLSAVSRVLAEQAARVPDAPAVRSTTDLDEALRGADFVFSAIRVGGLEGRADDERVALAEGVLGQETVGAGGIAYGLRTVPVAVDIARRVARLAPDAWVINFTNPAGLVTEAMSRHLGDRVIGICDSPVGLGRRIARVLGVANPGEAFIDYVGLNHLGWVRGLRVAGRDELPRLLADPGLLGSFEEGRLFGPDWLRSLGAIPNEYLHYYYFNRETVRAYREAEQTRGAFLRDQQSRFYAEMRRPDAGALTAWERTRAEREATYMAENRETAGAGEREAEDLSGGYEKVALALMRAIARDERTTLILNVRNRGTLAVLDPEAVVEVPCLVDANGAHPIAADPLPGHATGLVCAVKAVEREVLSAAESGSRATAVKAFALHPLVDSVNVARGLVEGYTAVHPGLAYLR; this is encoded by the coding sequence GTGAAGCTGACGATTCTGGGCGGTGGCGGATTCCGGGTGCCGCTGGTGTACGGGGCGCTCCTCGGCGACCGGGCCGAGGGCCGGGTCACCGAGGTCGTACTGCACGATCTGGACGCGGAGCGGCTGTCCGCGGTGAGCCGTGTCCTCGCCGAGCAGGCCGCGCGGGTGCCCGACGCGCCCGCGGTGAGGTCCACCACCGACCTCGACGAGGCCCTGCGCGGCGCCGACTTCGTCTTCTCCGCGATCCGCGTCGGCGGTCTCGAGGGCCGTGCAGACGACGAGCGGGTGGCCCTCGCGGAGGGGGTGCTCGGCCAGGAGACGGTCGGCGCGGGCGGCATCGCGTACGGGCTGCGGACCGTGCCCGTGGCCGTCGACATCGCGCGGCGGGTGGCCCGGCTGGCCCCCGATGCCTGGGTCATCAACTTCACCAACCCGGCGGGCCTGGTCACCGAGGCCATGTCCCGCCACCTCGGTGACCGTGTCATCGGCATCTGCGACTCCCCGGTGGGCCTCGGCCGCCGTATCGCCCGGGTGCTGGGCGTGGCGAACCCGGGCGAGGCGTTCATCGACTATGTGGGCCTCAACCACCTGGGCTGGGTGCGCGGACTGCGCGTCGCAGGACGCGACGAACTGCCCCGGCTGCTCGCCGACCCCGGGCTGCTCGGCTCCTTCGAGGAGGGCAGGCTCTTCGGCCCCGACTGGCTGCGGTCGCTGGGCGCGATCCCGAACGAGTATCTGCACTACTACTACTTCAACCGCGAGACGGTCCGCGCCTACCGCGAGGCCGAGCAGACCCGCGGCGCCTTTCTGCGCGACCAGCAGTCCCGCTTCTACGCGGAGATGAGGCGCCCGGACGCCGGGGCCCTCACGGCCTGGGAGCGCACCCGGGCCGAGCGCGAGGCCACCTATATGGCCGAGAACCGGGAGACCGCGGGCGCCGGGGAGCGGGAGGCCGAGGATCTGTCCGGCGGCTACGAGAAGGTGGCGCTCGCCCTGATGCGGGCCATCGCCCGTGACGAGCGCACCACCCTGATCCTCAATGTGCGCAACCGCGGCACCCTCGCGGTCCTCGACCCGGAGGCCGTCGTCGAGGTGCCGTGCCTGGTCGACGCCAACGGGGCGCACCCCATCGCCGCCGACCCGCTGCCGGGCCACGCCACCGGCCTGGTGTGCGCGGTCAAGGCCGTCGAACGCGAGGTGCTCTCCGCCGCCGAGTCCGGCTCCCGCGCCACGGCGGTGAAGGCCTTCGCCCTGCATCCGCTGGTCGACTCCGTGAACGTCGCCCGGGGGCTGGTCGAGGGGTACACCGCGGTCCACCCCGGACTGGCGTACCTCCGCTGA